In Saccharomyces eubayanus strain FM1318 chromosome II, whole genome shotgun sequence, the genomic stretch attattattatcggtaccattattattagCAGGAGTTGAGTCAACAGTTGGATGCGAAGAAGTCTGGGTGTCGTCCTTTTGTAAAATACTTAAAGCTGGCCTTTCAATTTCGGAAGAGGAGGAGTTCACCGTGTTTTTCGTATCAGTATGTTTGACCTTTTCACTTGCTCGGTCTATGGTTACCGGGATATTAAAATAACCTTGCGAGGAGGTattcagttttttcaaaccaGCTTTGGAATTTTGTAGAGATCTTCGAGGCATGAACGTCAAATCTATACCATGCTTGTTTCTGTTACTTTTATTACTGAGATGACTTTTACTGCTTCTTATAGAAACGATATCTGGTAGTTCTAAAGGCAGCGGCGGGATAGAATCATCAGAATGGCAATTATGAGAATCCTGGACAGACGAGTTCGTAACTGAGTTACCAATAACGTCATCATCACTAGATCCTATATCGGTCAATACTCTTCTCTTGGCAATGGCGTTCCTGCCATGATTGTTCCTCTTTAGCGATAGCGACGACTTCGTTGCGGAATTGGCAGATGCTTTTCTTGTACGAGTAGTTTTACTTCTTTCCACCACTggttgctttttctttgacatcaatttcagtttcttgaaaaagtgACCATCGCTGAAAGACCTTTTATTGCGTGGAGGTTCATCCTTCATCGGTTAGGTATGTGTGAATATGCTCTATATGTATATGATAGCGATAGCCGTCTATGATAGATGTTACAGGACGATGTAGTATTTTCGTGGTAAAATCCTCgagaagaaacaaactAGACTCAATATGGAACCGCGAGCTTCCACAATACYAATCTTTTGGATGTCTATATACTACTAATCCAAGACCTCCCCCCACCTCATCATGTAAACAATAGCAAAATTCtgtctttttcctttttttgtcaCTTTTGCGGCTTTTAGAATCCGTCTATCGCTAACCACGATGCAAAATCACACATTCTATTATAGTTGAATTTATGTAGGCTGTATTGcagtatatatatatatatatatggtatatgcTGGACTATGGTAGGCTGGCATACGACGTTACAAGAAAGCATACGTCCTTCCCTTTACTCGCTCCAAAACGGCACAATAATATTGGGAAGAGAGGGGACGGCATTGAAGCTTATACTCTAACGGTCTTCGGCCCATTCATTCTCACGTCTGATGGCGGCTTCCTCCTCTGGGGTGAAGTCGTTGACGATATTAAACGTCCTTCTTATTTCCTCGGGGGACCTGCCTCTGATCATTTCGGCAACAACTTTGCAGCCCGCGTCCAGCAACGGCTTGATGTTAAGGTAGTTTGCCGCCAGGATGATTTCATAAAGCATCTCTTGGTccactttcaaaaactccCTATCCCATGAGTCCACGGGGGCGCTCTTTCTGGAatcatcgtcgtcttcgtcgGGGAAATTGGAGTCCCTGTGGTGTTCTGCCCACTCGATGACCTTCTGCAAAACAGAAGACCGGACATTGGGCACGGGCATCACGATctcgtcttcgtcgtcatcgtcatcgtcgttgttgttgttattgttgctATTATCTTTGCTCTTGTGGTTGGCCTCGGAGTCCGAATCCGAGTCTGAATCGGAGTTGTTCTGTAAGTTGCTGTCATGCATATCGTTCAAATAGTTCTTCAATAACAGAGACCTCTCTGCGATCTTTTTGTCCACGGTGAATCTTTCACCCTCCCCACTCACGAGAACAACACTAGAAGCTACCATGTCTGTGTTTCGTCTGTTGTTTGTTGCTGTGCTGCTACGCCGgccttgttcttcttgctctGTGTTCTCTTGTTCTACCACCTCTTTCTCTGCCTTCCACCTACTTCTTCcccttctcttcttttctcaaaaggGCGAAATTCGCCGGGGAATAGGCTGCAGGGTAATAGTCCGGCGCCTTTGATTTATATTGTATTACACTGTACTAACACTATGTTAAAGGTTGCACTATTTAATCTACTGTGGGTATAGGTATTTAACCGTTCAGCTCTTAAAGGCGTACGAGCTAGAGACCCCGAAGTTGCTGTAAACGCTGGCGCTCAGGTCGTCCAGCGGCTGCACTGAGTCTAGTGTGGCCAAGAACTCGTTGACGCTGCCGGTGTGGGGCGACGCTGCCGCCGTTTGGAGCATTTCCTGGCAGCAGTCCTTCATGGACATGGTGAAAACGGCCATTTGGTAGTGCTGCTGGTCCTCTTGCTCCGGCTTCTTCTTGGCCATGGTTTTCACTCCGACCTTGTTCATTATGTAGTGGAACGACTCGTTTATCAGCGATTCCAACACTATGGACGTTGCGGTGCTCTCGATGCATCGAGTCAACTCGTTTATTAGCTGTTTGAAAACCAGTGTGTTGGAGTGGAAGCCGGCTAGTGCTTGCGGGTCGAGCGTTTGCGAAAGCAGGAATTCTTGTTCGCCAGAGCTTCTGGGTAGGAAAGTTGAAATCAGGCTATCATTATTCTGCTGAAATATCTGAGAGTTTATGTTCTGGAAGATTCTGGTGAGGTGCGAACTGAACTCTTCTAGGGTTAAAGTATCCCTTGGGTTTATGCCGCTGAACTCACTTTCGATTTGGCCTGTAATTATTTCGTTATAGTTCAGCCAGCCCTTGTTTAGAATCCACCACGACAGCGACAAGAAAGCTTGCTCGTTGATATACGCTTCCTGGccatctttctttgtcttcttcgCCACCGTTGCATCGCCCATGTTGTCCTCTGGACTACTCCACCACGATGTGACCCAGTTATATAGCTTATTGTTGAGCTTATTGGAGCTTTCCTGCTCCATGGTCAGCTTTATCGCAGAGTCCAAATACTCGTTTCTTGTCAGGATATTTAGTTGCAGCCTTGTTAATAAAATTAGTGACGACACTGTGTACGTCACCGTTACCAGCTTGATCAAGCTCTTAAGCTCCAACTCGTTCCACAACTCGGCTTTCGTCTTCAACGGTAGACTCTCTGCGCTTTTGTCAGCGTTTGATCTGGCGGACTGGTTTTTCTGGTCCTTTAATTGAGTGACAATACTGTCTAAATCCAAGTCGTTTTCGTTCAAAACCATCTCCCACACCGGCAATAGCTCGTACATCGTGTACAGGGAGTCCTCCTGCGTCTGTTCAAATCTCCTCCTGATCTGCTCCTTGATGAAATGCTGTTCGGTAATCCGCAACTGCTGCTTATACAACCACCTCTTAATGAAGAACATCACCACCGACCCTGTGGTGAATAGAGCAGCTATCCCTGTCAGCGAGACAAGCAACTTGCCTCGATGCCTCTGCAGAAGCGAGCGTGGCCTTTGGTTTGGGGGCAACATTCAGCGATTCTGTCGTGCTTGCTTTCCTAAATGTCTTCGAATGATGGCTAGTGTCACATTCCTGAATCATATACCCCATGCTTATTCGAGTCAAATAGTACCCTTGTCACTCGGTACGAGTAAGAAATGCAAGGAAATTTTAAGGAAAAAGGGAAGTATAACTAATATACATTTACTCAATTGCTACTGGCAGTATTCCGATCTAGGATCCGTTGCTAGTGCCACCACAGACTTGCAGATACAATTATTCACAGAATTAACACACTTTTCAGATGGTGGAAGGAAAGATAGACGAGTTTATGGCCATCACGGGCGCTGACGACGCTGCCATTGCCACCCAATTCATCGAGATGGCAGACGGTAACTTGGATACTGCCATATCATTGTTTTTCGAGAACGGTGGAGCTGCCTTGCTGAGCAGTAACAATACCCCTGCCCCATCCAATTCGGCTTCAGCGGTTCCTATTTCTGCAGACGCAGATTCAGATGCACAATTGGCTGAGAGGCTGCAACGGGAAGCTTaccaacagcaacagccaGATCACGATTACGTGAGGCCCCCTGATGAAGCGAGACACGAAGTACTAACCGAGACAGCAGGGTTCCAGACTTCTTATCCCGGTAT encodes the following:
- the SKP1 gene encoding SCF ubiquitin ligase subunit SKP1 translates to MVASSVVLVSGEGERFTVDKKIAERSLLLKNYLNDMHDSNLQNNSDSDSDSDSEANHKSKDNSNNNNNNDDDDDDEDEIVMPVPNVRSSVLQKVIEWAEHHRDSNFPDEDDDDSRKSAPVDSWDREFLKVDQEMLYEIILAANYLNIKPLLDAGCKVVAEMIRGRSPEEIRRTFNIVNDFTPEEEAAIRRENEWAEDR
- the PEX3 gene encoding Pex3p — encoded protein: MLPPNQRPRSLLQRHRGKLLVSLTGIAALFTTGSVVMFFIKRWLYKQQLRITEQHFIKEQIRRRFEQTQEDSLYTMYELLPVWEMVLNENDLDLDSIVTQLKDQKNQSARSNADKSAESLPLKTKAELWNELELKSLIKLVTVTYTVSSLILLTRLQLNILTRNEYLDSAIKLTMEQESSNKLNNKLYNWVTSWWSSPEDNMGDATVAKKTKKDGQEAYINEQAFLSLSWWILNKGWLNYNEIITGQIESEFSGINPRDTLTLEEFSSHLTRIFQNINSQIFQQNNDSLISTFLPRSSGEQEFLLSQTLDPQALAGFHSNTLVFKQLINELTRCIESTATSIVLESLINESFHYIMNKVGVKTMAKKKPEQEDQQHYQMAVFTMSMKDCCQEMLQTAAASPHTGSVNEFLATLDSVQPLDDLSASVYSNFGVSSSYAFKS